One Helianthus annuus cultivar XRQ/B chromosome 7, HanXRQr2.0-SUNRISE, whole genome shotgun sequence genomic region harbors:
- the LOC110868091 gene encoding growth-regulating factor 8 isoform X2, translating into MSSNEYSTENVGCRNEKSGKAPSQAAECDVGLALNMLNPETTHPKKMNFIFDPSLYNHSQHRASIDFGGGSGGGGRLLFDNSMATSSHIVSGTSFTNPTGSEMQKMLFTASQLQEFENQTMIYKHIMSSNPIPPQMLLPLSTQYNNSEPWRCRRTDGKKWRCSRDVMRDQKYCERHAHKNRPRSRKPVETQSLNTKNLNNKDNYHSLLPPTPSMPTSCQQSRCTEWFMRGGTIPLSSSQQKIQKPMPSPSVGSKSDHLFQNLEGNHQALVDVDNCSLSLMQPGGDYACVDQDFFQMGIGMLNADGSNPQSQLIPHGSWLGGPLGEALCPGVVSSLNQPTNVTSPSDSSHGLC; encoded by the exons ATGAGTTCTAACGAATATAGTACGGAAAACGTTGGTTGCAGGAATGAAAAATCCGGGAAAGCTCCGTCACAGGCGGCGGAGTGTGACGTCGGGCTAGCTCTAAACATGCTGAACCCTGAAACAACACACCCTAAAAAGATGAATTTCATCTTTGATCCTTCTCTCTATAACCATTCTCAACATCGAGCTTCTATCGACTTTGGCGGTGGCAGCGGTGGCGGTGGCCGCCTGCTGTTTGATAACTCAATGGCTACTAGCAGTCATATTGTATCTGGGACTTCGTTCACTAACCCTACAG GTAGTGAGATGCAGAAAATGCTTTTCACAGCTTCTCAGTTGCAAGAATTTGAAAATCAGACAATGATTTACAAGCACATTATGTCTTCAAACCCTATTCCTCCTCAGATGCTGTTGCCTTTGTCCACTCAATATAACA ATTCAGAGCCATGGAGGTGTAGAAGAACAGATGGGAAGAAATGGAGGTGTTCAAGAGATGTAATGCGTGATCAAAAATACTGTGAGCGCCATGCGCACAAGAACAGACCTCGTTCAAGAAAGCCTGTGGAAACTCAGTCTTTGAATACCAAAAATCTCAACAATAAAGATAATTACCATTCTCTCCTTCCTCCTACCCCTAGTATGCCCACTTCATGTCAACAATCCAG GTGCACTGAGTGGTTCATGAGGGGTGGCACTATCCCTTTGTCTTCATCACAACAAAAGATCCAGAAACCAATGCCTTCACCAAGTGTTGGATCAAAAAGTGACCACCTTTTTCAAAATCTTGAGGGAAATCATCAAGCTTTGGTTGATGTAGACAACTGCTCTCTTAGCTTAATGCAACCTGGTGGAGATTATGCATGTGTTGATCAAGATTTCTTTCAAATGGGAATTGGGATGTTGAATGCGGATGGTTCGAACCCGCAGAGCCAATTGATACCCCATGGTTCTTGGTTGGGTGGGCCATTAGGCGAGGCGTTGTGCCCGGGGGTTGTGAGTTCACTTAACCAACCTACTAATGTGACATCTCCAAGTGATTCTAGTCATGGGCTTTGTTAG
- the LOC110868091 gene encoding growth-regulating factor 8 isoform X1 — protein sequence MSSNEYSTENVGCRNEKSGKAPSQAAECDVGLALNMLNPETTHPKKMNFIFDPSLYNHSQHRASIDFGGGSGGGGRLLFDNSMATSSHIVSGTSFTNPTGSEMQKMLFTASQLQEFENQTMIYKHIMSSNPIPPQMLLPLSTQYNRSDSEPWRCRRTDGKKWRCSRDVMRDQKYCERHAHKNRPRSRKPVETQSLNTKNLNNKDNYHSLLPPTPSMPTSCQQSRCTEWFMRGGTIPLSSSQQKIQKPMPSPSVGSKSDHLFQNLEGNHQALVDVDNCSLSLMQPGGDYACVDQDFFQMGIGMLNADGSNPQSQLIPHGSWLGGPLGEALCPGVVSSLNQPTNVTSPSDSSHGLC from the exons ATGAGTTCTAACGAATATAGTACGGAAAACGTTGGTTGCAGGAATGAAAAATCCGGGAAAGCTCCGTCACAGGCGGCGGAGTGTGACGTCGGGCTAGCTCTAAACATGCTGAACCCTGAAACAACACACCCTAAAAAGATGAATTTCATCTTTGATCCTTCTCTCTATAACCATTCTCAACATCGAGCTTCTATCGACTTTGGCGGTGGCAGCGGTGGCGGTGGCCGCCTGCTGTTTGATAACTCAATGGCTACTAGCAGTCATATTGTATCTGGGACTTCGTTCACTAACCCTACAG GTAGTGAGATGCAGAAAATGCTTTTCACAGCTTCTCAGTTGCAAGAATTTGAAAATCAGACAATGATTTACAAGCACATTATGTCTTCAAACCCTATTCCTCCTCAGATGCTGTTGCCTTTGTCCACTCAATATAACA GGTCAGATTCAGAGCCATGGAGGTGTAGAAGAACAGATGGGAAGAAATGGAGGTGTTCAAGAGATGTAATGCGTGATCAAAAATACTGTGAGCGCCATGCGCACAAGAACAGACCTCGTTCAAGAAAGCCTGTGGAAACTCAGTCTTTGAATACCAAAAATCTCAACAATAAAGATAATTACCATTCTCTCCTTCCTCCTACCCCTAGTATGCCCACTTCATGTCAACAATCCAG GTGCACTGAGTGGTTCATGAGGGGTGGCACTATCCCTTTGTCTTCATCACAACAAAAGATCCAGAAACCAATGCCTTCACCAAGTGTTGGATCAAAAAGTGACCACCTTTTTCAAAATCTTGAGGGAAATCATCAAGCTTTGGTTGATGTAGACAACTGCTCTCTTAGCTTAATGCAACCTGGTGGAGATTATGCATGTGTTGATCAAGATTTCTTTCAAATGGGAATTGGGATGTTGAATGCGGATGGTTCGAACCCGCAGAGCCAATTGATACCCCATGGTTCTTGGTTGGGTGGGCCATTAGGCGAGGCGTTGTGCCCGGGGGTTGTGAGTTCACTTAACCAACCTACTAATGTGACATCTCCAAGTGATTCTAGTCATGGGCTTTGTTAG